From the genome of Muricauda sp. SCSIO 64092, one region includes:
- a CDS encoding DNA gyrase/topoisomerase IV subunit A, whose amino-acid sequence MELNGELNDEHLSENEQYEGDSLTRVTGMYKDWFLDYASYVILERAVPAIEDGFKPVQRRIMHSLKELDDGRYNKVANVVGHTMQYHPHGDASIADAMVQIGQKDLLIDTQGNWGNILTGDSAAASRYIEARLSKFALDVVFSPKITEWQLSYDGRKREPVNLPVKFPLVLAQGAEGIAVGLSTKILPHNFNELIDASIKHLRGQRFKLFPDFPTAGIIDVTNYNDGLRGGKVRVRARIESIDKNTLVIREIPFGSNTSSLIDSILKANDKGKIKVKKIEDNTAAEVEILVHIPSGISPDKTIDALYAFTACESSISPLSCIIEDNKPIFLGISEVLKRSTDNTVELLRQELEIQLNELEEQWHFSSLERIFIENRIYRDIEEEETWEGVIAAIDKGLKPHVKHLKRAVTEEDITRLTEIRIKRISKFDLDKAKQHIESLEERIQETKNHLENLIDFAIDYFKNLKKKYGKGKERKSEIRIFDDIEATKVVIRNTKLYVNREEGFIGTSLRRDEYVTDCSDIDDIIVFTKKGGMMVTKVDSKTFVDKNIIYVAVFKKKDKRTTFNMIYKDGRGGASYIKRFNVTSITRDKMYDLTSGKASSDVLYFSANPNGEAEVVTVHLRQSGSIKKLKWDLDFADVLIKGRASKGNIVTKYPVKRIELKEKGLSTLKPRKIWFDEVVQRLNVDGRGELLGEFRAEDMLLVANQRGFVKTIAPDLNTRFDDDMIVLEKWNPKKPISVIYYEGGKDRYYVKRFLIENPNKEELVISEHPKSQLELISMDWRPMVELEFTKLRGKEPRPNENVDLESFIAIKGIKALGNQLTALKLKNVNALDPLPFEEAETQEAEEIEVVDEENVTSSDDDIGKADQTSLF is encoded by the coding sequence ATGGAATTGAACGGCGAATTGAACGACGAACACTTATCAGAAAATGAACAATATGAAGGTGACTCCTTAACAAGGGTAACCGGAATGTACAAGGATTGGTTTTTGGATTATGCCTCCTATGTCATTCTGGAAAGGGCCGTTCCTGCCATCGAGGATGGATTTAAGCCCGTACAACGGCGTATCATGCATTCCCTAAAGGAATTGGATGATGGGCGTTACAATAAGGTAGCCAATGTTGTGGGACATACCATGCAATACCATCCGCATGGAGATGCCAGTATTGCGGATGCGATGGTCCAAATAGGCCAAAAGGATCTGCTTATAGATACCCAGGGAAACTGGGGGAACATTTTGACTGGTGACAGTGCTGCAGCTTCGCGGTATATTGAGGCCAGGCTTTCCAAGTTTGCCTTGGACGTTGTTTTTAGTCCCAAGATTACCGAGTGGCAGCTCTCCTACGATGGTAGAAAAAGGGAACCGGTGAACCTACCGGTAAAATTTCCCCTGGTATTGGCCCAGGGGGCAGAGGGAATTGCAGTTGGGTTATCAACTAAAATCCTTCCCCACAATTTCAATGAGTTGATCGATGCTTCCATAAAACATCTAAGAGGGCAACGATTTAAGCTGTTTCCCGATTTTCCGACTGCGGGAATCATCGATGTTACCAACTATAACGATGGTTTAAGGGGTGGAAAGGTCAGGGTTAGGGCAAGGATTGAGAGTATTGACAAGAATACGCTCGTGATAAGGGAAATCCCCTTTGGCAGTAATACCTCCAGTTTAATAGATTCCATCCTGAAGGCCAACGACAAAGGAAAAATAAAGGTCAAGAAAATCGAGGACAATACTGCGGCCGAGGTTGAGATTTTGGTGCACATCCCCAGCGGGATATCACCGGATAAAACCATTGATGCGCTCTACGCATTCACGGCATGTGAATCTTCCATATCCCCTTTGAGCTGTATTATTGAGGATAATAAACCCATATTCCTTGGTATTAGTGAGGTGTTGAAGCGTTCAACGGACAATACCGTTGAATTGCTGCGGCAAGAATTGGAAATCCAGTTGAACGAACTCGAGGAGCAATGGCATTTTTCCTCGTTGGAACGCATTTTTATAGAGAACCGAATTTACCGGGACATTGAAGAAGAAGAGACCTGGGAAGGAGTAATTGCGGCCATAGACAAGGGCTTAAAGCCCCATGTTAAACATTTGAAACGGGCCGTGACCGAGGAGGACATTACCCGCTTGACCGAAATACGGATCAAACGTATCTCCAAGTTTGACCTGGACAAGGCCAAACAACATATTGAAAGTTTGGAGGAGAGGATTCAGGAAACCAAAAATCACCTGGAAAACCTCATTGATTTTGCCATTGACTATTTCAAAAATCTGAAGAAAAAATATGGCAAGGGCAAGGAACGTAAATCAGAGATTCGAATATTTGATGATATCGAAGCTACCAAAGTGGTCATTCGTAATACCAAATTATATGTCAATCGGGAAGAAGGTTTTATAGGAACCTCCTTAAGAAGGGATGAATATGTAACGGATTGCAGCGATATTGATGATATCATTGTCTTTACCAAAAAAGGGGGAATGATGGTCACCAAGGTGGATTCCAAAACCTTTGTTGACAAAAACATCATCTATGTGGCGGTCTTTAAAAAGAAGGACAAACGCACCACCTTTAATATGATATATAAGGATGGAAGGGGAGGTGCGAGCTATATCAAACGTTTTAACGTGACGTCCATCACCAGGGACAAAATGTATGATTTGACCAGTGGCAAGGCCAGTTCGGATGTGCTTTATTTTAGTGCCAATCCCAACGGCGAGGCGGAGGTGGTTACGGTTCACCTCAGACAGTCAGGGAGTATCAAAAAATTGAAATGGGACCTGGACTTTGCCGATGTATTGATAAAGGGAAGGGCTTCCAAGGGAAATATCGTTACCAAATATCCGGTCAAGCGCATTGAGCTCAAGGAAAAAGGATTGTCCACCCTAAAGCCCAGAAAGATTTGGTTCGATGAAGTGGTACAGCGGTTAAATGTGGATGGAAGGGGAGAATTATTGGGAGAGTTCAGGGCAGAGGACATGTTGTTGGTGGCCAATCAAAGGGGCTTTGTAAAGACCATTGCCCCAGATTTGAACACCCGTTTTGATGATGATATGATCGTTCTGGAAAAATGGAATCCCAAAAAGCCCATATCGGTCATTTATTATGAAGGGGGAAAGGACAGGTATTATGTAAAGCGGTTCTTGATTGAAAATCCAAACAAGGAAGAATTGGTCATTTCCGAGCACCCTAAATCCCAATTGGAACTGATTTCCATGGACTGGCGGCCAATGGTGGAGTTGGAATTCACAAAGTTGCGGGGGAAGGAGCCTAGGCCCAATGAAAATGTGGACCTGGAAAGCTTTATTGCGATCAAGGGCATAAAGGCTTTGGGAAATCAATTGACCGCATTGAAACTTAAAAACGTAAATGCCCTCGATCCCTTGCCCTTTGAAGAGGCCGAAACACAGGAAGCGGAAGAAATTGAGGTCGTTGACGAGGAAAATGTGACCAGTAGTGATGATGATATAGGAAAAGCTGATCAAACATCATTGTTTTAA
- a CDS encoding sterol desaturase family protein: MDFTNPLVYGVPVFIAFILFELTYSKTHGDDHLYDWKDLAASGFMGVGSAILGPLFKVIFAVVLFEGVYELCNPMVEGIRTNRLGYASFGYAWYIWIFCMLADDFTYYWFHRANHEIRILWAAHIVHHSSDNFNLGTAVRNGWFTILYKPLFYMWMPAIGFPPEMVVVCLGIEALWQFQLHSVYIPKLGFLEKFLNTHTMHQVHHSQNVEYLDKNHGGILNIFDRMFGTWKELDDRIDVKYGVIHSPNSYNPVVILTHEFKDIWRDVKKAKKFSHKLMYIFGPPGWSHDGSTLTVKQQQRLFKKQKKVQPELAFKRPN; encoded by the coding sequence ATGGATTTTACCAACCCGCTCGTATACGGCGTGCCAGTTTTTATCGCATTCATCCTATTTGAACTTACGTACAGTAAAACCCACGGCGACGACCATTTATACGATTGGAAGGATTTGGCCGCAAGTGGTTTTATGGGGGTGGGTTCGGCAATTCTGGGCCCTTTGTTCAAAGTAATCTTTGCCGTTGTCCTTTTTGAAGGGGTGTATGAGTTGTGCAATCCCATGGTCGAGGGAATTCGTACAAATCGCCTGGGTTACGCATCTTTTGGTTACGCTTGGTACATTTGGATTTTTTGCATGTTGGCAGATGATTTTACGTATTACTGGTTCCATAGGGCCAATCACGAGATACGCATTCTATGGGCGGCCCATATCGTGCATCATTCTTCAGATAATTTTAATTTGGGAACGGCGGTACGCAATGGATGGTTTACCATCTTGTACAAACCACTTTTTTATATGTGGATGCCGGCCATTGGGTTTCCACCGGAGATGGTGGTGGTCTGTCTGGGGATAGAAGCACTTTGGCAATTCCAATTGCACTCCGTTTATATCCCCAAGCTTGGGTTTTTGGAAAAATTCTTGAATACACATACCATGCATCAGGTACATCATTCCCAAAATGTGGAGTATTTGGATAAGAACCATGGCGGAATCCTGAATATTTTTGACCGTATGTTTGGAACATGGAAGGAATTGGACGATCGTATTGATGTAAAATATGGGGTAATCCATTCCCCCAATTCCTACAATCCCGTGGTGATTCTAACACATGAGTTCAAGGATATTTGGAGGGATGTAAAAAAGGCGAAGAAATTTTCCCATAAGCTCATGTATATTTTTGGCCCTCCCGGATGGAGCCATGACGGGAGCACCTTAACGGTAAAACAACAACAACGCCTCTTTAAGAAACAAAAGAAAGTGCAGCCGGAACTGGCTTTTAAACGACCCAATTAG
- a CDS encoding TerC family protein, which produces MFEIFTSPDAWMALLTLTFLEIILGIDNIIFITIAAGKLEKKDRKKATNIGLVLAMVMRIVLLFGITWLTSLKKPFLVLSKSWIHGGISWQALILFLGGLFLLYKSTKEIHEKIEDRGHDEREVKKGRSSSLKNAIIQITVINIVFSFDSILTAIGMTNGISPNPNDALILMIVAVVISVVIMLLFANPVGEFVNQHPSIQVLGLSFLILIGFMLIAEAAHLSHLVVFDQEVGSIPKGYLYFAIAFSLMVEFFDMRMMRNRKRNRDAEEVLENS; this is translated from the coding sequence ATGTTTGAAATCTTCACGAGTCCAGATGCCTGGATGGCATTGCTGACACTCACCTTCCTTGAAATTATTCTGGGAATAGACAATATTATCTTTATTACCATTGCCGCAGGAAAACTTGAAAAAAAGGATCGGAAAAAGGCCACCAATATTGGACTTGTCCTGGCCATGGTCATGCGGATTGTACTCTTGTTCGGAATTACCTGGCTCACTTCCCTTAAAAAGCCCTTTTTGGTCTTGAGTAAATCCTGGATACATGGCGGCATTAGTTGGCAGGCATTGATTTTATTTCTTGGTGGGTTGTTCCTGCTCTACAAAAGCACCAAAGAGATCCATGAAAAGATTGAGGACCGTGGGCATGATGAACGTGAGGTTAAAAAAGGGCGTTCCTCCTCCTTAAAGAATGCCATTATCCAGATTACGGTCATTAATATTGTATTTTCCTTTGATTCCATTTTAACGGCCATAGGGATGACCAATGGCATCTCCCCCAATCCCAATGATGCCCTGATCTTAATGATTGTGGCCGTGGTCATTTCCGTTGTCATCATGCTGTTGTTCGCCAATCCGGTTGGGGAATTTGTGAACCAACATCCCTCCATACAGGTTTTGGGACTTTCGTTCCTGATCCTTATCGGTTTTATGTTGATTGCCGAAGCTGCCCACCTTTCCCACCTAGTGGTATTTGATCAGGAAGTAGGCTCCATCCCCAAAGGGTATTTGTATTTTGCCATTGCGTTTTCCCTTATGGTAGAATTCTTTGATATGCGGATGATGCGCAATAGAAAAAGGAACAGGGATGCGGAAGAAGTTTTGGAAAACAGCTAA
- a CDS encoding DNA topoisomerase IV, whose amino-acid sequence MASCQSPPQRNCTDFTEGKFKFSTIVDGDTLTTEFLRQKNIEIDYFKGKQDTSSIRWINDCEYVLKKLNPKNRAEEKSVHIKILTTTDSSYTFEFSTVGDPKKLRGTAFKTH is encoded by the coding sequence ATGGCAAGCTGCCAAAGTCCCCCCCAACGGAACTGCACGGACTTTACCGAAGGGAAATTCAAGTTCTCCACCATTGTGGATGGGGATACGCTGACCACCGAGTTTCTAAGGCAAAAAAACATCGAGATAGACTATTTTAAGGGCAAACAGGACACCTCTTCCATACGATGGATCAACGATTGCGAATATGTCCTTAAGAAACTAAATCCAAAAAACAGGGCCGAGGAAAAATCCGTTCATATAAAAATCTTGACTACAACGGATAGTTCTTATACATTTGAATTTAGCACAGTAGGTGACCCAAAAAAGTTGCGGGGCACAGCTTTTAAAACACACTGA
- a CDS encoding helix-turn-helix domain-containing protein, whose product MSHYKLSASSLADAIGVPRSSISHLLSGRNKPSLDFVLKLIKAYPEVNLYWLLSGKGEFPPKTSILDAEHNPKEDLGTSLKNGPQEPNGKSVSKIVFFYDDGTFETYHPKK is encoded by the coding sequence ATGTCCCATTACAAACTAAGCGCTTCCTCCTTAGCGGATGCCATTGGTGTGCCAAGGTCCAGCATCTCCCATCTCCTATCCGGGCGAAACAAACCAAGTCTGGATTTTGTCCTTAAACTCATTAAGGCCTATCCAGAGGTCAATCTTTACTGGCTCTTAAGCGGTAAAGGGGAATTCCCTCCTAAAACGTCCATTTTGGATGCGGAACATAACCCAAAGGAGGATTTGGGAACAAGCCTTAAAAACGGACCACAGGAACCTAATGGGAAATCGGTTTCCAAAATTGTTTTTTTCTATGACGATGGTACATTTGAGACCTATCACCCCAAAAAATAG
- a CDS encoding Lrp/AsnC family transcriptional regulator codes for MSKVKLDEIDHQILDMLIDNTRTPFTDIAKKLLISAGTVHVRVKKMEEAGIIKGSSLTLDYVKLGYSFIAYVGIFLEKTHQTKFVLERLTQIPYVTVAHITTGKFNIFCKIRARDTTHAKNIIFKIDDIDGISRTETMISLEESINDKKRLMHTIFNEL; via the coding sequence ATGAGCAAAGTAAAGCTAGACGAAATTGATCACCAGATTCTGGATATGTTAATTGACAACACCAGAACCCCATTCACCGATATCGCCAAGAAGCTCCTAATTTCTGCGGGTACCGTCCATGTACGGGTAAAAAAAATGGAAGAAGCCGGTATCATCAAAGGCTCTTCCCTAACCTTGGATTATGTGAAGTTGGGGTATTCCTTTATAGCTTATGTGGGTATTTTTTTGGAGAAAACGCACCAAACAAAGTTTGTTTTGGAACGCCTAACACAGATTCCATATGTCACAGTGGCCCATATTACTACAGGGAAGTTCAATATTTTCTGTAAAATACGGGCAAGGGATACCACACATGCCAAGAATATTATTTTTAAGATTGATGATATTGATGGTATCAGTAGAACGGAAACCATGATTTCCCTGGAAGAAAGTATCAATGACAAGAAAAGATTGATGCATACCATTTTCAATGAACTCTAA
- a CDS encoding DinB family protein, protein MNTSKPEPSEYHPYYSTYIEAMGDVPLLPALEEGLKDMQSFMARLEDHKLTFAYDTGKWTVAEVLVHLLDTERIFQYRALRFARNDRSELPGFEQDDYVVESFANQRTKAGILEEFMGIRQASISLFRSFNEDSLQRMGTASGVKMSVRALGYVICGHQVHHLKVLEDYYF, encoded by the coding sequence TTGAATACCTCCAAACCTGAACCAAGCGAGTACCATCCGTACTATTCCACGTACATCGAGGCCATGGGAGATGTGCCTTTGCTCCCCGCCCTGGAAGAGGGACTTAAGGATATGCAATCCTTTATGGCCCGTCTGGAAGACCATAAATTGACATTTGCCTACGATACAGGTAAGTGGACCGTAGCGGAAGTTTTGGTACACTTACTGGATACGGAACGTATTTTTCAGTACCGGGCGTTGCGTTTTGCCAGAAATGACCGTTCGGAACTTCCGGGATTTGAGCAGGACGATTATGTTGTGGAAAGCTTTGCCAACCAAAGGACAAAAGCGGGGATTTTAGAAGAATTCATGGGTATTCGTCAGGCCAGTATTTCCCTGTTCAGGTCGTTCAATGAAGATAGTTTGCAACGAATGGGAACGGCCAGTGGGGTTAAGATGAGCGTAAGGGCATTAGGCTATGTGATCTGTGGTCACCAGGTACACCATTTAAAGGTTTTGGAAGATTATTATTTCTAA
- the aroB gene encoding 3-dehydroquinate synthase — protein MEAAVETTHEIYFNDVAKAILHQKLGGQRYSKIFVLVDENTKTHCLPLFQNLCSHPIEGIISIKPGETYKTIATCSKVWDQLSEMGGDRKSLLINLGGGVVTDLGGFVAATFKRGIDFINIPTTLLAMVDASVGGKTGVDLGVLKNQIGVIQQPKMVLVFPEFLKTLEERQIKSGFAEMLKHGLIMDDTYWNHLRSEAFSHYDQELIKTSIKIKGGIVAKDPTEQNIRKKLNFGHTLGHAIESYCLESTERDTLLHGEAIAIGMVLESYLSHKLTGLSKIELEEIKREFKKYFTPVSFSKVEIETIIALMKHDKKNQHGNINFTLLASIGNAVINIRVPHELLVESFLYYMDG, from the coding sequence ATGGAAGCTGCCGTAGAAACCACCCATGAAATATACTTTAATGACGTAGCCAAGGCCATCCTACACCAAAAATTGGGAGGGCAGCGCTACTCCAAAATATTTGTTCTGGTGGATGAAAACACCAAAACACATTGCCTACCGCTGTTCCAAAACCTCTGTTCCCACCCCATAGAGGGCATTATTTCCATTAAGCCGGGCGAAACGTATAAAACGATAGCGACCTGCTCAAAGGTTTGGGACCAATTATCCGAAATGGGGGGCGATCGCAAGAGCCTGCTCATCAATCTTGGCGGTGGTGTGGTTACGGACCTGGGTGGGTTTGTGGCGGCTACCTTTAAACGGGGCATTGACTTTATCAACATACCCACCACACTATTGGCCATGGTGGATGCTTCCGTAGGTGGTAAGACCGGAGTGGATCTGGGCGTTTTAAAAAACCAAATAGGGGTTATCCAACAACCAAAAATGGTATTGGTCTTTCCGGAATTTTTAAAGACCTTGGAGGAACGCCAGATAAAAAGTGGATTTGCGGAAATGCTCAAACACGGATTGATCATGGACGACACCTACTGGAACCATCTCCGATCGGAAGCCTTTTCCCACTATGACCAAGAACTGATAAAAACATCCATAAAAATAAAAGGGGGCATTGTTGCGAAGGATCCTACCGAACAGAACATCAGGAAAAAACTGAATTTTGGCCATACCCTAGGGCATGCCATAGAGTCCTATTGCCTTGAAAGTACGGAACGGGATACCTTGTTGCACGGGGAAGCCATTGCCATTGGGATGGTGCTGGAAAGTTACCTGTCCCATAAACTCACTGGATTATCAAAAATTGAATTGGAGGAAATTAAGCGGGAATTTAAGAAGTACTTTACACCCGTAAGCTTCTCCAAGGTCGAGATAGAAACGATCATAGCCCTTATGAAGCACGATAAAAAAAATCAGCACGGCAACATCAACTTTACGCTCTTGGCCAGTATAGGAAATGCGGTCATCAACATTAGGGTACCCCATGAGCTATTGGTGGAATCTTTCCTTTACTACATGGATGGATAA
- a CDS encoding proline dehydrogenase family protein, translating to MGRIFEDTATAFALKSDSELERAYFLFRLIANEPLVRIGTAVTNFAINAHLPVEGLIRATVFDHFCGGVSEEDCLPIIDKMYQKRVCSILDYSVEGKEVENQLDSALEKILRVLDFVKEKNAIPFAVFKPTAFGRFGLLEKKSAGEPLSDLEQAEWDRIVGRYEKVCQKAFDLEVSLLIDAEESWIQDAADELCLQMMRKYNTQRAVVFNTAQMYRWDRLDFLKGIHQIAVEEGFKLGIKAVRGAYMEKENKRAEEQGYKSPICASKKLTDESFDNGIAYMADHLDTFTIFAGTHNEESSYKLMELIAGHALSHDDDRVWFGQLFGMSDHISFNLAEHGYNVAKYLPYGPVRDVMPYLIRRAEENTSVTGQTSREMELLKKERARRKI from the coding sequence ATGGGACGAATTTTTGAAGATACTGCAACGGCATTTGCACTAAAAAGTGATTCCGAACTGGAACGTGCGTATTTCCTTTTCAGACTTATTGCAAATGAGCCACTGGTGCGTATTGGTACCGCCGTAACCAATTTTGCCATCAACGCACATTTACCTGTTGAAGGCTTGATCAGGGCAACGGTATTCGACCATTTTTGCGGGGGGGTCAGTGAGGAGGATTGCCTCCCGATCATTGACAAGATGTACCAAAAAAGGGTCTGCTCCATTTTGGATTACTCGGTTGAGGGGAAAGAGGTGGAGAACCAGTTGGATAGTGCACTTGAGAAAATACTTCGGGTCCTTGATTTTGTAAAGGAAAAAAATGCCATCCCCTTTGCAGTTTTTAAGCCCACGGCCTTTGGAAGGTTTGGTTTGCTGGAGAAAAAGAGTGCCGGGGAACCATTGAGCGACCTGGAACAGGCCGAGTGGGACCGGATTGTGGGCAGGTACGAAAAAGTATGTCAAAAAGCATTCGATTTGGAGGTTTCCCTACTTATAGATGCCGAGGAAAGCTGGATACAGGATGCAGCGGACGAACTTTGTCTGCAGATGATGCGAAAATACAATACCCAAAGGGCCGTGGTCTTCAATACGGCCCAAATGTACCGTTGGGATCGATTGGATTTCTTGAAAGGAATCCACCAAATAGCGGTCGAGGAAGGATTTAAACTGGGCATCAAAGCGGTTCGGGGCGCCTATATGGAAAAGGAGAACAAAAGGGCGGAGGAGCAAGGCTATAAAAGTCCTATCTGTGCTTCCAAAAAGCTGACGGACGAGAGTTTTGATAACGGCATTGCCTATATGGCCGATCATTTGGACACCTTTACCATTTTTGCCGGAACCCATAATGAGGAAAGCTCCTATAAATTGATGGAACTGATCGCGGGGCACGCCTTATCCCATGACGACGATCGGGTGTGGTTTGGGCAATTGTTCGGGATGAGTGACCACATCAGCTTTAACCTTGCGGAGCATGGATATAATGTGGCCAAATATCTACCTTACGGACCGGTGAGGGATGTGATGCCCTATCTGATCAGAAGGGCAGAGGAGAATACTTCGGTAACGGGACAGACCTCCAGGGAAATGGAATTGTTGAAAAAGGAAAGGGCCCGGCGTAAGATTTAA
- a CDS encoding DUF4258 domain-containing protein, translating to MKSGFLKRLGWYLIGFSIGLVFLVFFIKKKSGESGFEVCYFPNCRVLKDIRSKSISYANGLEDTFSRDSVLWYSFFKGGTIDFGKSDTRSEPCKRYRIENDDEKVIMVKSCPDEVVVESYNEP from the coding sequence ATGAAAAGTGGCTTTTTAAAACGCCTGGGATGGTATCTCATTGGTTTTTCCATAGGATTGGTATTCCTGGTGTTCTTCATCAAAAAGAAATCCGGTGAATCGGGCTTCGAGGTTTGCTATTTTCCCAATTGCAGGGTGTTAAAGGACATTCGTTCCAAATCCATTTCCTATGCCAATGGACTTGAGGACACCTTTTCCAGGGATTCGGTGTTATGGTATTCCTTCTTTAAAGGGGGCACTATCGATTTTGGAAAAAGTGACACCAGGTCCGAGCCCTGCAAGCGCTATCGTATTGAAAACGATGATGAAAAGGTCATTATGGTCAAAAGCTGTCCGGACGAGGTTGTCGTGGAATCGTACAACGAACCTTAA